A stretch of Paenibacillus sp. URB8-2 DNA encodes these proteins:
- the hydF gene encoding [FeFe] hydrogenase H-cluster maturation GTPase HydF, which yields MSLIDTPRGERLHLAVFGRRNAGKSSVINALGGQETSIVSPVSGTTTDPVYQPMELLPAGPVVLIDTAGLDDVGDLGQLRVHKTMRILNKTDLAMVAVDATQGADEFERELLRTIAAREIPAIVILNKIDLLTAQGDEGEADSAAARVEAVIGCKPICLSAATGCGIGELKTAIAAALPRGEDKFRIVGDLLSPGDLAVLVVPIDKAAPKGRLILPQQQTIRDIMECDAVAVVTKEQELGHTLAAMGRKPRLVITDSQAFLKAQADTPKDVPLTSFSILFARYKGDLPRLVGGVRAISRLRDGDRVLIAEACTHHRQSDDIATVKIPRWLREKTGRQLQIDHAAGSDFPEGLEQYSLIIHCGACILNRRAMLQRMEEARVAGVPIVNYGVFIAYVHGVFPRAIEMFPSAMLAWAEEGS from the coding sequence ATGAGCTTGATCGATACACCACGCGGAGAACGACTGCACCTTGCCGTCTTCGGGCGGCGCAATGCCGGTAAATCGAGTGTAATTAACGCGCTTGGCGGGCAGGAGACCTCGATTGTTTCCCCGGTGAGCGGTACGACCACCGACCCGGTCTATCAACCGATGGAGCTGCTGCCGGCGGGCCCAGTGGTACTTATTGATACAGCCGGACTGGATGACGTTGGCGATTTGGGGCAGCTGCGTGTACACAAAACTATGCGAATTCTAAACAAAACGGATTTGGCGATGGTTGCGGTAGATGCCACCCAGGGAGCAGACGAATTTGAGCGGGAGCTGCTGCGGACGATTGCCGCCAGAGAAATTCCGGCGATTGTGATTTTAAACAAAATCGATCTGCTTACCGCGCAAGGAGATGAAGGAGAGGCCGACTCGGCGGCGGCACGAGTGGAAGCCGTAATTGGCTGCAAGCCGATTTGTTTAAGCGCCGCCACGGGATGTGGAATCGGCGAATTAAAGACGGCGATTGCAGCAGCCTTGCCGAGGGGAGAAGACAAGTTCCGGATTGTCGGCGACCTGTTAAGTCCTGGTGATCTGGCTGTTCTTGTCGTCCCGATCGACAAGGCCGCGCCTAAAGGGAGGCTGATCCTGCCCCAGCAGCAGACCATTCGCGACATTATGGAATGCGATGCGGTAGCTGTGGTGACCAAGGAACAAGAACTCGGGCATACACTGGCCGCAATGGGGCGCAAGCCTAGATTGGTGATCACAGATTCGCAGGCTTTCCTGAAAGCCCAAGCCGATACCCCGAAGGATGTTCCGTTAACCTCCTTCTCCATTTTGTTTGCCCGCTACAAAGGCGATCTTCCCCGGCTTGTAGGCGGGGTGAGGGCGATCAGCCGCCTGCGTGACGGCGACCGGGTGCTGATTGCGGAAGCTTGTACCCATCATCGGCAATCCGATGATATCGCCACCGTCAAGATTCCCCGCTGGCTGCGGGAAAAGACGGGCAGGCAGCTTCAAATCGATCATGCCGCCGGCAGTGATTTTCCTGAAGGGTTGGAACAGTATTCCCTTATCATCCATTGCGGAGCCTGCATCCTGAATCGCAGAGCGATGCTGCAGCGAATGGAGGAAGCCAGGGTTGCGGGGGTCCCGATTGTCAATTATGGCGTGTTTATTGCCTATGTCCATGGGGTATTCCCAAGGGCGATTGAAATGTTCCCGTCCGCGATGCTGGCCTGGGCAGAGGAAGGAAGTTAA
- the hydG gene encoding [FeFe] hydrogenase H-cluster radical SAM maturase HydG, with translation MNRVNERRPADFIQDEEIKESLQYGEAAINDSQIVTAILDKARTCKGLTSREAAVLLHVNDEATLEQLYQVSREIKERIYGNRIVLFAPLYVSNYCVNNCVYCGYKHSNSEFVRSRLTQDEIAQEVQVLQSLGHKRLVLEAGEDPNHCSIDYILECIRTIYDTKLDNGSIRRININIAATTEEEYRKLADAGIGTYILFQETYHRPSYHNYHPQGPKSDYDWHTTAMDRAMKSGIDDVGIGVLYGLYDYKYETIAMLKHAEHLEQTFGCGPHTISVPRLREAENVNLDNYPHLVGDHDFAKIVAVLRMAVPYTGMILSTREDPEYRDQIIKLGISQISAGSATGVGAYSVNKGKDDKPQFTVGDQRSPMEIIKNLCRDGYVPSYCTACYREGRTGDRFMQLAKSGQIHNVCQPNSLMTFQEYLLDYADEEMRAIGEQTIRENLERIPKESVKKATIKQLRRIRAGERDLRF, from the coding sequence GTGAACCGAGTGAATGAGCGCCGTCCGGCGGATTTTATTCAGGACGAGGAAATCAAGGAATCCCTGCAATACGGGGAGGCGGCAATAAACGACAGCCAGATCGTAACCGCAATCCTGGACAAAGCGAGAACGTGCAAAGGGCTGACCTCCCGGGAAGCTGCGGTGCTGCTGCATGTGAATGATGAAGCTACGCTGGAACAGCTGTACCAGGTGTCCAGGGAAATCAAGGAACGGATATACGGCAACCGGATCGTCCTGTTCGCCCCCCTCTATGTCAGCAACTACTGTGTCAATAACTGTGTCTATTGCGGATACAAGCATTCCAATTCCGAGTTTGTACGCAGCCGTCTCACTCAAGATGAAATTGCCCAGGAGGTCCAGGTACTTCAGTCACTTGGCCATAAACGGCTTGTCCTTGAAGCGGGTGAAGACCCTAACCATTGTTCCATCGACTACATCCTGGAATGTATCCGGACCATATACGACACCAAGCTGGACAATGGCAGTATCCGGCGGATTAACATCAATATTGCCGCCACGACAGAGGAAGAATACCGCAAACTGGCGGATGCCGGGATCGGAACCTATATTTTATTCCAAGAGACTTATCACAGACCCAGTTATCACAATTACCACCCACAGGGACCCAAAAGCGATTATGACTGGCACACGACCGCCATGGACCGGGCAATGAAATCCGGAATCGATGATGTTGGCATCGGCGTCCTGTACGGACTCTATGATTATAAATACGAGACCATTGCCATGCTGAAACACGCCGAACATCTGGAGCAGACGTTTGGCTGCGGGCCGCATACGATCTCTGTCCCCCGCCTGCGCGAAGCAGAGAACGTGAATCTGGATAATTACCCCCATCTTGTGGGTGACCACGATTTCGCGAAGATTGTCGCCGTATTGAGAATGGCCGTACCTTATACAGGAATGATCTTGTCTACACGTGAGGACCCGGAATACCGCGACCAGATTATTAAACTGGGAATATCACAGATCAGCGCAGGCTCAGCTACCGGCGTTGGCGCGTATAGCGTCAATAAAGGCAAAGACGACAAGCCGCAGTTCACAGTCGGCGATCAACGCTCTCCTATGGAAATTATCAAGAACCTGTGCCGAGACGGCTATGTTCCCAGCTACTGCACCGCATGTTACCGGGAAGGACGGACGGGGGACCGCTTTATGCAGCTGGCGAAATCGGGGCAAATTCATAATGTATGCCAGCCGAATTCCTTAATGACCTTCCAGGAATATCTGCTGGACTATGCCGATGAGGAAATGCGCGCCATTGGCGAACAGACGATTCGCGAGAACCTGGAACGCATTCCCAAGGAATCGGTCAAAAAAGCAACGATAAAGCAGCTGCGACGCATCCGGGCAGGTGAACGGGACCTGCGGTTCTGA
- a CDS encoding aspartate ammonia-lyase produces MSDELRFRMEQDSLGSAPVPRDAYYGIHTVRARDNFAVSGRPAHRQLMQAMVLVKKAAAKVNGRHGDIPEYAAEAIQLSCDDILGGMLDDHFIVDAYQGGAGTSTNMNVNEMIANRAIERLGGTKGDYRLIHPIDHVNLYQSTNDVYPTALRIAVIPLLRLLSEELSSLQEALQEKERQYADVLRLGRTQLMDALPIMAGQSFGAYAKAVARDRWRLYKAEERLREINIGGTAVGTGMNAPLKYTYAIAEELREMTGLGLCRSDFPMDATQNMDVFVETSGLLKAAAVNLLKISGDFRLLNSGSSGGIGEYKLPAVQVGSSIMPGKVNPVIAEMAGSVAMRVIANDTAVTLAAASGQLELNAFTPLIAEALLESLELLSHAVPLFTERCVQGLTLDPIRCQEHLDRSGVMAAATVSYLGYDTAAELAAAMAATGQPLGQLLREHGLMADEQIEAILHPLEVTKPGIPGSGRRV; encoded by the coding sequence ATGAGTGATGAATTGAGATTCCGTATGGAACAGGATTCGCTTGGCAGTGCTCCAGTGCCTCGGGATGCCTATTATGGGATTCATACCGTACGTGCGCGGGATAATTTTGCGGTCAGCGGCCGCCCGGCCCATCGGCAGCTTATGCAGGCCATGGTGTTGGTCAAGAAAGCCGCAGCCAAAGTAAACGGACGGCATGGAGATATTCCAGAGTATGCCGCTGAGGCGATTCAGTTGTCCTGCGACGATATTCTGGGAGGCATGTTGGATGATCATTTTATCGTGGATGCCTATCAGGGCGGAGCGGGAACCAGCACCAACATGAATGTGAACGAGATGATCGCAAACCGGGCAATCGAGCGGCTTGGAGGAACGAAGGGAGACTATCGGTTAATCCATCCGATTGATCATGTAAATCTATATCAGTCCACGAATGACGTCTATCCGACCGCTCTGCGTATCGCTGTCATTCCTCTGCTGCGATTACTGAGTGAAGAGCTGTCTTCCCTTCAGGAAGCGTTGCAGGAGAAGGAGCGGCAATATGCCGATGTATTAAGGCTGGGCCGGACTCAGCTTATGGATGCGCTGCCGATCATGGCCGGTCAGAGCTTCGGCGCCTACGCCAAGGCGGTAGCCCGTGACCGGTGGCGGCTCTATAAAGCGGAGGAACGGCTTCGGGAGATCAATATCGGCGGTACGGCTGTCGGCACGGGGATGAATGCGCCGCTTAAGTATACTTATGCCATTGCGGAGGAGCTCCGTGAAATGACCGGGCTCGGGTTATGCCGCAGCGATTTTCCAATGGATGCCACTCAGAATATGGATGTGTTCGTGGAAACTTCGGGCTTGCTGAAAGCGGCCGCAGTGAATCTGCTGAAGATATCGGGCGACTTCCGGCTGCTGAATTCGGGATCTTCCGGTGGCATTGGCGAATATAAGCTGCCCGCTGTACAGGTCGGCTCCTCCATTATGCCCGGTAAGGTCAATCCGGTCATCGCCGAGATGGCCGGGTCCGTCGCGATGCGCGTGATCGCCAACGATACGGCGGTGACACTGGCGGCGGCAAGCGGACAACTGGAGCTTAATGCGTTTACGCCCTTGATTGCCGAGGCGCTGCTGGAATCCCTGGAGCTGCTGAGCCATGCCGTGCCGCTGTTCACGGAACGATGTGTTCAGGGGTTAACGCTGGACCCCATCCGTTGTCAAGAGCATCTGGACCGTTCGGGGGTGATGGCTGCGGCAACGGTATCCTATCTAGGGTATGACACCGCAGCTGAGCTGGCTGCGGCCATGGCGGCCACGGGACAGCCGCTTGGACAGCTACTGCGGGAACACGGCCTAATGGCAGATGAGCAAATTGAAGCGATCCTTCATCCGCTTGAAGTTACCAAACCGGGGATTCCCGGAAGTGGCAGAAGGGTCTGA